In one Nicotiana tomentosiformis chromosome 6, ASM39032v3, whole genome shotgun sequence genomic region, the following are encoded:
- the LOC104103000 gene encoding uncharacterized protein isoform X2, with amino-acid sequence MGKFAITTIMMGFLLLFLCAGVTEAVYMKYKDPKQPLNVRIRDLMNRMSLEEKIGQMTQIERHLAAPNIMKKYFIGSVLSLGGSEPAPKATAADWVKMVNEIQKGSLSTRLGIPMIYGIDAVHGHNNVYKATIFPHNVGLGVIRTKVAACAKHFVGDGGTVKGIDENNTVISANELLSIHMPAYVDSIIKGVSTVMISYSSWNGMKMHANRDLITGFLKGKLKFRGFVISDWNGIDKITDPPHANYSYSIQAGVLAGIDMIMGPENVTEFLDDLAFQVRNNIIPMSRIDDAVKRILRVKFVMGLFENPLADLSLANQLGSQEHRELAREAVRKSLVLLKNGKVISQPLIPLPKKVAKILVAGSHADNLGYQCGGWTRSWQGIGGNDLTTGTTILTAVKNTVHPSTQVVYRDNPDVNFVTSNHFSYAIVVVGETPYAETFGDGANLTIPEPGLSTITNVCRVVKCVVVVISGRPVVVEPYLANIDALVAAWLPGSEGQGVADILFGDYGFTGKLARTWFKSVDQLPMNVGDPHYDPLFPFGFGLTTEPVKS; translated from the exons ATGGGGAAATTTGCAATAACAACAATTATGATGGGTTTTCTGCTGTTGTTCTTGTGTGCTGGTGTTACTGAAGCAGTGTACATGAAGTACAAAGACCCAAAACAGCCATTGAATGTTAGAATAAGGGATTTGATGAACAGAATGAGTCTTGAAGAAAAAATTGGTCAGATGACCCAGATTGAGAGACATTTAGCTGCACCTAATATTATGAAGAAATACTTCATTG GGAGTGTACTGAGTCTTGGAGGAAGTGAACCAGCTCCAAAGGCTACTGCTGCGGACTGGGTAAAGATGGTTAATGAAATTCAGAAGGGTTCCCTTTCAACACGCCTCGGTATTCCCATGATCTATGGAATTGATGCAGTCCATGGGCACAACAATGTCTATAAAGCCACAATTTTTCCACACAATGTTGGCCTTGGAGTCATAAG GACTAAAGTAGCAGCCTGTGCTAAGCACTTTGTGGGCGATGGTGGCACTGTCAAGGGCATTGATGAAAATAACACTGTCATCAGTGCAAATGAGCTACTTAGCATCCACATGCCAGCCTATGTTGATTCCATTATAAAGGGTGTGTCAACAGTAATGATATCTTACTCAAGCTGGAATGGTATGAAGATGCATGCTAATCGTGATCTGATCACTGGTTTTCTCAAGGGAAAGCTCAAGTTCAGA GGTTTTGTCATTTCAGATTGGAACGGTATTGACAAGATTACTGATCCACCCCATGCGAATTACTCTTACTCTATTCAGGCTGGAGTTCTCGCTGGAATTGACATG ATTATGGGTCCAGAGAACGTGACTGAATTTCTTGATGATCTGGCTTTCCAAGTCAGGAACAATATCATTCCCATGAGCAGGATAGACGATGCAGTTAAGAGGATATTAAGGGTTAAATTTGTCATGGGTCTCTTTGAGAACCCATTGGCTGATCTCAGCTTAGCGAACCAATTAGGAAGCCAG GAACACAGAGAATTAGCAAGAGAAGCAGTGAGGAAATCACTTGTACTATTGAAGAATGGGAAAGTTATTAGCCAACCACTAATTCCCCTTCCAAAAAAAGTGGCGAAGATACTTGTGGCTGGTAGTCATGCTGACAATTTGGGTTACCAGTGCGGAGGCTGGACTAGGAGTTGGCAGGGAATTGGAGGCAACGATCTTACCACAG GAACTACAATTTTAACTGCTGTGAAAAACACAGTCCATCCATCTACACAAGTGGTCTACCGGGACAATCCAGATGTAAACTTTGTAACGTCCAACCACTTCTCCTATGCCATTGTTGTCGTAGGTGAAACACCCTACGCAGAGACGTTTGGCGATGGTGCAAATCTTACAATACCTGAACCTGGTCTCAGTACCATCACTAATGTCTGCAGAGTCGTGAAATGTGTCGTAGTTGTCATCTCCGGGCGTCCAGTCGTGGTTGAGCCTTATCTTGCAAATATAGACGCCCTCGTGGCTGCATGGCTTCCGGGAAGTGAAGGACAAGGTGTTGCTGATATTCTGTTTGGTGACTATGGATTCACAGGCAAACTTGCCCGCACTTGGTTCAAGTCGGTTGACCAGCTTCCCATGAATGTTGGTGATCCACATTACGATCCTTTGTTTCCTTTCGGATTTGGTCTCACAACTGAGCCTGTCAAGAGCTAA
- the LOC104103000 gene encoding uncharacterized protein isoform X1: MGKFAITTIMMGFLLLFLCAGVTEAVYMKYKDPKQPLNVRIRDLMNRMSLEEKIGQMTQIERHLAAPNIMKKYFIGSVLSLGGSEPAPKATAADWVKMVNEIQKGSLSTRLGIPMIYGIDAVHGHNNVYKATIFPHNVGLGVIRDPQLMKRIGVATALEVRATGITYTFAPCIAVCRDPRWGRCFESYSEDHRIVQAMTEIIPGLQGDIPANSRKGVPFVAGKTKVAACAKHFVGDGGTVKGIDENNTVISANELLSIHMPAYVDSIIKGVSTVMISYSSWNGMKMHANRDLITGFLKGKLKFRGFVISDWNGIDKITDPPHANYSYSIQAGVLAGIDMIMGPENVTEFLDDLAFQVRNNIIPMSRIDDAVKRILRVKFVMGLFENPLADLSLANQLGSQEHRELAREAVRKSLVLLKNGKVISQPLIPLPKKVAKILVAGSHADNLGYQCGGWTRSWQGIGGNDLTTGTTILTAVKNTVHPSTQVVYRDNPDVNFVTSNHFSYAIVVVGETPYAETFGDGANLTIPEPGLSTITNVCRVVKCVVVVISGRPVVVEPYLANIDALVAAWLPGSEGQGVADILFGDYGFTGKLARTWFKSVDQLPMNVGDPHYDPLFPFGFGLTTEPVKS; encoded by the exons ATGGGGAAATTTGCAATAACAACAATTATGATGGGTTTTCTGCTGTTGTTCTTGTGTGCTGGTGTTACTGAAGCAGTGTACATGAAGTACAAAGACCCAAAACAGCCATTGAATGTTAGAATAAGGGATTTGATGAACAGAATGAGTCTTGAAGAAAAAATTGGTCAGATGACCCAGATTGAGAGACATTTAGCTGCACCTAATATTATGAAGAAATACTTCATTG GGAGTGTACTGAGTCTTGGAGGAAGTGAACCAGCTCCAAAGGCTACTGCTGCGGACTGGGTAAAGATGGTTAATGAAATTCAGAAGGGTTCCCTTTCAACACGCCTCGGTATTCCCATGATCTATGGAATTGATGCAGTCCATGGGCACAACAATGTCTATAAAGCCACAATTTTTCCACACAATGTTGGCCTTGGAGTCATAAG AGACCCACAGCTTATGAAGCGGATTGGGGTTGCGACTGCTCTTGAAGTCAGAGCTACAGGAATCACttatacttttgcaccttgcatcGCA GTGTGTAGAGATCCAAGATGGGGCCGGTGCTTCGAAAGCTACAGCGAAGATCATAGAATTGTTCAAGCAATGACTGAGATCATTCCTGGTTTACAAGGAGATATTCCAGCTAACTCCCGTAAGGGTGTTCCTTTTGTTGCAGGAAA GACTAAAGTAGCAGCCTGTGCTAAGCACTTTGTGGGCGATGGTGGCACTGTCAAGGGCATTGATGAAAATAACACTGTCATCAGTGCAAATGAGCTACTTAGCATCCACATGCCAGCCTATGTTGATTCCATTATAAAGGGTGTGTCAACAGTAATGATATCTTACTCAAGCTGGAATGGTATGAAGATGCATGCTAATCGTGATCTGATCACTGGTTTTCTCAAGGGAAAGCTCAAGTTCAGA GGTTTTGTCATTTCAGATTGGAACGGTATTGACAAGATTACTGATCCACCCCATGCGAATTACTCTTACTCTATTCAGGCTGGAGTTCTCGCTGGAATTGACATG ATTATGGGTCCAGAGAACGTGACTGAATTTCTTGATGATCTGGCTTTCCAAGTCAGGAACAATATCATTCCCATGAGCAGGATAGACGATGCAGTTAAGAGGATATTAAGGGTTAAATTTGTCATGGGTCTCTTTGAGAACCCATTGGCTGATCTCAGCTTAGCGAACCAATTAGGAAGCCAG GAACACAGAGAATTAGCAAGAGAAGCAGTGAGGAAATCACTTGTACTATTGAAGAATGGGAAAGTTATTAGCCAACCACTAATTCCCCTTCCAAAAAAAGTGGCGAAGATACTTGTGGCTGGTAGTCATGCTGACAATTTGGGTTACCAGTGCGGAGGCTGGACTAGGAGTTGGCAGGGAATTGGAGGCAACGATCTTACCACAG GAACTACAATTTTAACTGCTGTGAAAAACACAGTCCATCCATCTACACAAGTGGTCTACCGGGACAATCCAGATGTAAACTTTGTAACGTCCAACCACTTCTCCTATGCCATTGTTGTCGTAGGTGAAACACCCTACGCAGAGACGTTTGGCGATGGTGCAAATCTTACAATACCTGAACCTGGTCTCAGTACCATCACTAATGTCTGCAGAGTCGTGAAATGTGTCGTAGTTGTCATCTCCGGGCGTCCAGTCGTGGTTGAGCCTTATCTTGCAAATATAGACGCCCTCGTGGCTGCATGGCTTCCGGGAAGTGAAGGACAAGGTGTTGCTGATATTCTGTTTGGTGACTATGGATTCACAGGCAAACTTGCCCGCACTTGGTTCAAGTCGGTTGACCAGCTTCCCATGAATGTTGGTGATCCACATTACGATCCTTTGTTTCCTTTCGGATTTGGTCTCACAACTGAGCCTGTCAAGAGCTAA